A DNA window from Rhizobium sp. NXC14 contains the following coding sequences:
- a CDS encoding DUF6766 family protein translates to MFKKYAYAWITVGFFLFSLAGHWLFGWFAFVGEQQSHGQAPDINAYLMEMSRDTFENWQSEFLQLLWQVVGLAYFLYIGSPSSKENDDRTEAKLDALIRLNAGQKAEAIIDEIDKHFMRTGGHAGPYAHELETRRGPQRTGDAT, encoded by the coding sequence ATGTTCAAGAAATACGCCTACGCCTGGATCACAGTCGGCTTCTTTCTATTTTCGCTCGCCGGCCATTGGTTATTTGGCTGGTTCGCCTTTGTCGGCGAGCAACAGAGCCACGGTCAAGCCCCTGATATCAATGCCTACCTGATGGAGATGAGCCGAGACACCTTTGAAAACTGGCAGTCCGAATTCTTGCAGTTGCTCTGGCAGGTCGTCGGTCTTGCCTACTTTCTCTATATCGGCTCTCCGTCTTCGAAGGAAAACGATGATCGCACCGAAGCGAAACTGGACGCTCTGATCAGATTAAATGCCGGACAAAAAGCTGAAGCGATTATCGACGAGATCGATAAGCACTTCATGAGAACCGGTGGACATGCGGGACCCTATGCCCACGAGCTGGAGACGCGCAGGGGCCCCCAGAGGACCGGCGACGCCACTTAG
- the preA gene encoding NAD-dependent dihydropyrimidine dehydrogenase subunit PreA yields the protein MADLRNNFVGIKSPNPFWLASAPPTDKAYNVERAFKAGWGGVVWKTLGEEGPPVVNVNGPRYGAIFGADRRLLGLNNIELITDRDLYTNLREMKQVKMNWPDRALIASIMVPCEEQAWKSILPLVEETGADGIELNFGCPHGMSERGMGSAVGQVPEYIEMVVRWCKQYTRMPVITKLTPNITDIRRPARAAKAGGTDAVSLINTINSIVSVDLDNFAPNPTVGGKGSHGGYCGPAVKPIALNMVAEIARDPETYGLPISGIGGITTWRDAAEFLVLGAGNVQVCTAAMTYGFKIVQEMITGLSDWMDEKGHRNLDDITGRAVPNVTDWQYLNLNYVAKAKIDQDACIKCGRCHIACEDTSHQAITNVVNGLRHFEVIEEECVGCNLCVNVCPVENCITMEPLAAGTIDKRTGRVVDPNYANWTTHPNNPMARQAAE from the coding sequence ATGGCTGATCTCCGCAACAATTTTGTCGGCATCAAATCCCCGAACCCGTTCTGGCTGGCATCCGCGCCGCCGACCGACAAAGCCTATAACGTCGAGCGCGCCTTCAAGGCCGGCTGGGGCGGCGTGGTCTGGAAGACGCTCGGCGAGGAAGGCCCGCCCGTCGTCAACGTCAACGGTCCGCGCTACGGCGCGATCTTCGGCGCCGACCGCCGCCTGCTTGGCCTCAACAATATCGAGCTCATCACCGATCGCGACCTCTATACAAACCTGCGTGAAATGAAGCAGGTGAAGATGAACTGGCCGGATCGGGCGCTGATCGCCTCGATCATGGTGCCCTGCGAGGAACAGGCCTGGAAGTCGATCCTGCCTCTGGTCGAGGAGACCGGCGCCGACGGCATCGAACTCAATTTCGGCTGTCCGCATGGCATGTCGGAGCGCGGCATGGGCTCCGCCGTCGGCCAGGTCCCGGAATATATCGAAATGGTCGTGCGCTGGTGCAAGCAGTACACCCGCATGCCCGTCATCACCAAGCTGACGCCCAACATCACCGATATCCGCCGCCCCGCCCGCGCCGCCAAGGCCGGCGGCACCGATGCCGTCTCGCTGATCAATACGATCAATTCGATCGTGTCGGTCGATCTCGATAACTTCGCTCCCAACCCGACGGTCGGCGGCAAGGGCAGCCATGGCGGCTATTGCGGCCCGGCGGTCAAGCCGATCGCCCTCAACATGGTCGCCGAGATCGCACGCGATCCAGAAACCTACGGCCTGCCCATCTCCGGCATCGGCGGCATCACCACCTGGCGGGACGCGGCCGAATTCCTGGTTCTCGGCGCCGGCAACGTTCAGGTCTGCACGGCGGCGATGACCTATGGCTTCAAGATCGTGCAGGAGATGATAACGGGTCTCTCCGACTGGATGGACGAAAAGGGCCATCGCAATCTCGACGACATCACCGGCCGCGCAGTGCCCAACGTCACCGACTGGCAGTATCTGAACCTCAACTATGTCGCCAAGGCGAAGATCGACCAGGATGCCTGCATCAAATGCGGCCGCTGCCACATCGCCTGCGAAGACACCTCGCACCAGGCAATCACCAACGTCGTCAACGGGCTACGCCATTTCGAGGTGATCGAAGAGGAATGCGTCGGCTGCAATCTCTGCGTCAACGTCTGCCCGGTCGAGAACTGCATCACCATGGAACCGCTTGCCGCCGGCACCATCGACAAGCGCACCGGCCGCGTCGTCGATCCGAACTATGCCAACTGGACGACCCACCCGAATAATCCGATGGCGCGCCAGGCGGCGGAGTGA
- a CDS encoding NAD(P)-dependent oxidoreductase, whose product MERLETGIHAGRLSPAEYEANFSDLHPRLDNHEALVAADRCYFCYDAPCMTACPTSIDIPLFIRQISTGNTLGSAKTIFDQNILGGMCARVCPTEELCEQACVRNTAEERPVEIGRLQRYATDAAMQVGKQFYVRAEATGKKIAVVGAGPAGLAAAHRLAVKGHSVTIYDGREKSGGLNEYGIATYKTVNDFAQQEVDYIISVGGIDVRHGALLGRDFSLSDLQSQYDAVFLGIGLAGVNALRIEGENLAGVEDAVDFIAALRQAEDKSEIPIGRRVVVLGGGMTAIDAAVQAKLLGAEEVTICYRRGKEHMNASEYEQDLASSKGVIIRHWLAPKSILSQDGKVAAIEVEYTKIVEGRLVGTGETGVIAADQIFKAIGQTFDAGDLGSLRMESGRIAVDVEGRTSLDGVWAGGDCVFGGEDLTVSAVAHGRDAAESIHRALSATAAPAVAVA is encoded by the coding sequence ATGGAACGACTGGAAACTGGGATTCATGCCGGCCGGCTTTCGCCCGCCGAGTATGAGGCTAATTTTTCCGATCTGCATCCGCGCCTTGACAATCACGAGGCGCTGGTCGCCGCCGACCGCTGTTATTTCTGTTATGACGCGCCGTGCATGACGGCCTGTCCCACCTCGATCGACATTCCGCTTTTCATCCGCCAGATTTCGACCGGCAATACGCTGGGTTCGGCCAAGACGATCTTCGACCAGAACATCCTCGGCGGCATGTGCGCCCGCGTCTGTCCCACCGAAGAGCTCTGCGAACAGGCCTGCGTGCGTAACACGGCCGAGGAACGGCCAGTCGAGATCGGCCGCCTGCAGCGTTATGCGACCGATGCCGCCATGCAGGTCGGCAAACAGTTCTATGTCAGGGCCGAAGCGACAGGAAAGAAGATCGCCGTCGTCGGCGCCGGCCCAGCAGGTCTTGCCGCCGCCCATCGTCTCGCCGTGAAGGGTCATTCCGTCACGATTTACGACGGCAGGGAAAAATCCGGCGGCCTCAATGAATACGGAATTGCCACCTATAAGACGGTCAACGATTTCGCCCAGCAGGAAGTTGATTACATCATCTCGGTCGGCGGCATCGACGTCCGCCACGGCGCCCTCCTTGGCCGCGATTTTTCGCTCTCCGATCTGCAGTCGCAATATGACGCCGTCTTTCTGGGCATAGGTCTTGCCGGCGTCAATGCGCTGCGTATCGAGGGCGAAAACCTAGCCGGCGTCGAGGACGCCGTGGATTTCATCGCAGCGCTCCGCCAGGCTGAAGACAAAAGCGAAATCCCGATCGGCCGTCGGGTCGTCGTGCTCGGCGGCGGTATGACGGCGATCGACGCTGCCGTGCAGGCAAAGCTGCTTGGCGCCGAAGAGGTGACCATCTGTTACCGCCGCGGCAAGGAGCACATGAACGCCTCCGAATACGAGCAGGATCTTGCCAGCTCGAAGGGCGTCATCATCCGCCACTGGTTGGCGCCGAAATCGATCCTGTCGCAGGACGGCAAAGTTGCCGCGATCGAAGTGGAATACACCAAGATCGTCGAGGGCCGCCTCGTCGGCACCGGCGAGACCGGCGTGATTGCCGCCGACCAGATCTTCAAAGCGATTGGCCAGACCTTTGATGCCGGGGACCTTGGTTCGCTGCGCATGGAGTCCGGCCGCATCGCGGTCGACGTCGAAGGCCGCACCTCGCTCGACGGCGTCTGGGCCGGCGGCGACTGCGTCTTCGGCGGCGAGGACCTCACGGTTTCCGCCGTCGCCCACGGCCGCGACGCGGCTGAATCCATCCATCGCGCCCTCTCCGCAACAGCCGCTCCGGCTGTCGCGGTTGCTTGA
- the treZ gene encoding malto-oligosyltrehalose trehalohydrolase, translated as MHDHSSSEKSRPAPPRWSRRLPIGAEVDAGGVSFRLWAPARERCFLVIEENSGYEMTAEKGGYFCLYLPGLAAGTRYWFHFENAGDLLADPASRFQPEGPSGPSVVVDPTRYQWRDHHWQGMSPFGAALYEMHVGTFTREGTFAAAREKLARLRSIGINCLEVMPINEFEGEFGWGYDGTLLYAPTRLYGPPEDVRAFVDEAHRIGIGVILDVVYNHFGKGERFCEFTPDYFTERYSNEWGKSINFDGPNSRGVREYVAKNAAYWIDEFHFDGLRIDATQALFDSSREHIVTVIAREARAAARQRQIYLVSENEPQQTSMVRQAEVGGHGLDALWNEDFHRSATVALTGRNEAYFHDYCGTAQELVSAAKYGCLFQGQRYDWQDKPRGTAGLDLKPWNFVHFLQNHDQVANSGTGARIGHITSPARLRALTALQLLGPQTPMLFQGQEFGSSSPFYYFADHTGEIADIVRQGRRDFISQFPNLRDEELIRHMADPCARETFDKVKLDWAEWEMNAAVVQLHRDLLNLRQTEKAFSRQACARDGQLDGSILSSASSTAFLLRFFAEKPSEERLLLINFGNDLVIDSLPDPLFASPRGHQWHLWWSSEDAAYGGSGRRPYDFQKRWVLNGDIALVLAPVKVDHRQNASAVPMEEWQAGILRAGDSR; from the coding sequence ATGCACGACCACTCAAGCAGCGAAAAATCGAGACCGGCACCCCCCCGTTGGAGCCGACGCCTCCCGATCGGAGCGGAGGTTGATGCCGGCGGCGTTTCGTTCCGGCTATGGGCCCCTGCCAGGGAACGCTGTTTCCTCGTCATCGAGGAAAATTCCGGATACGAGATGACGGCGGAGAAAGGCGGCTACTTCTGCCTCTATCTGCCCGGTCTGGCTGCAGGGACGCGATACTGGTTTCACTTCGAGAACGCAGGTGATCTTCTTGCCGATCCTGCCTCGCGTTTTCAGCCGGAGGGTCCATCGGGGCCATCAGTCGTCGTGGATCCGACGCGGTATCAGTGGCGCGATCACCATTGGCAAGGAATGTCCCCCTTCGGAGCCGCTCTCTATGAGATGCACGTCGGCACCTTCACAAGGGAGGGGACCTTTGCGGCGGCCAGGGAAAAGCTGGCAAGACTCCGGTCGATTGGCATCAACTGCCTGGAAGTAATGCCGATCAACGAATTTGAAGGCGAGTTCGGCTGGGGTTATGACGGCACGTTGCTCTATGCTCCGACCCGACTCTATGGACCACCGGAGGATGTGCGCGCCTTTGTCGACGAAGCCCACCGGATCGGCATTGGGGTGATCCTCGACGTCGTCTACAATCACTTCGGTAAAGGTGAGCGTTTTTGCGAATTCACACCAGACTATTTCACCGAGCGTTATTCGAACGAGTGGGGCAAGTCGATCAACTTCGATGGACCGAACAGCCGTGGCGTTCGCGAGTACGTCGCAAAGAACGCGGCTTATTGGATCGACGAATTTCATTTTGATGGACTGCGCATCGATGCAACGCAGGCCTTATTCGACTCAAGCCGCGAACACATCGTCACGGTTATCGCCAGGGAAGCTCGCGCAGCAGCGAGACAGCGTCAAATCTATCTCGTCAGCGAAAATGAGCCGCAACAAACCAGTATGGTGCGGCAGGCTGAGGTGGGAGGGCATGGGCTGGACGCCTTGTGGAATGAGGATTTCCACCGCTCCGCGACAGTGGCGCTGACGGGCCGCAACGAAGCCTATTTTCATGATTATTGTGGTACCGCTCAGGAGCTCGTTTCTGCCGCCAAATATGGCTGCCTGTTTCAGGGACAAAGATATGATTGGCAGGACAAACCACGGGGCACTGCGGGGCTCGACCTCAAGCCGTGGAATTTCGTACACTTTCTCCAAAACCACGATCAAGTCGCTAACTCCGGCACAGGAGCGAGGATCGGCCACATAACATCGCCGGCTCGCCTTCGAGCCCTGACGGCGCTCCAGCTGCTGGGGCCGCAGACCCCCATGCTCTTTCAGGGGCAGGAGTTTGGTTCCTCTTCCCCGTTCTATTATTTCGCTGATCACACCGGAGAAATCGCCGACATCGTACGGCAGGGACGGCGCGATTTTATCAGTCAATTCCCGAACCTGCGGGATGAAGAACTCATCAGACACATGGCGGATCCATGTGCTCGCGAGACGTTCGACAAGGTGAAGCTTGATTGGGCCGAATGGGAGATGAACGCGGCAGTCGTTCAGCTTCATCGCGACCTGCTGAATCTGCGTCAGACAGAAAAGGCATTTTCCCGCCAAGCCTGCGCCCGTGACGGGCAATTGGACGGCAGTATCTTGTCCAGCGCCTCCAGCACCGCCTTCCTCCTCAGATTCTTCGCGGAAAAACCGTCTGAGGAGAGACTATTGCTGATCAACTTCGGCAATGATCTCGTGATCGACAGTCTGCCGGACCCGCTTTTTGCTTCACCAAGAGGTCACCAATGGCATCTCTGGTGGTCGAGTGAAGATGCCGCCTACGGTGGCAGCGGACGCCGCCCCTATGACTTTCAGAAGCGTTGGGTATTGAACGGGGATATCGCCCTGGTTCTCGCCCCCGTAAAAGTCGACCACCGGCAAAACGCCTCGGCAGTGCCGATGGAGGAATGGCAGGCCGGCATTTTGCGAGCCGGAGACTCCCGGTAG
- a CDS encoding sensor histidine kinase, whose protein sequence is MSGTPFTFEGKAAMMERALGSAGISILCQDARLSIFYAENLPPHFAALFMPGGSDSALFGDVHGQYLTALKRKVLETGIPNNAEVEIDVDGELRTYELKIQRTGDRGTLGLLSVMTEVTESRHREKVLKSLLRELSHRSKNLLAIIQGIATQTARNTLSLDSFLLKFRGRLQSLSNSQDLVTDSSWRGAYLFELAEKQFAPYWPETSGSMPIYGINAHLTPNAAVHLGLALHELIVNSASYGAISGGAASITLNCREAMINDRKAIEIAWAEVLQDQSEVHEFSDNSFGRTVLERVVPSSVNGKAELNLVPGRIEYRLTIPETEFEIFKRV, encoded by the coding sequence TTGTCGGGCACGCCTTTCACCTTCGAAGGCAAAGCCGCAATGATGGAGCGGGCGCTCGGCAGCGCCGGGATTTCGATCCTCTGCCAGGACGCCCGGCTTTCAATCTTCTACGCCGAAAATCTGCCGCCGCATTTCGCAGCGCTTTTTATGCCCGGCGGCAGTGATTCCGCCCTTTTCGGTGATGTCCATGGACAATATCTGACGGCGCTGAAGCGCAAGGTGCTGGAGACTGGCATTCCCAACAATGCCGAGGTCGAAATCGATGTCGACGGCGAACTGCGTACCTACGAATTGAAGATCCAACGCACTGGCGACCGCGGCACGCTTGGACTTCTGTCCGTGATGACGGAGGTCACTGAAAGCCGGCATCGCGAAAAAGTGCTGAAATCGCTGCTGCGTGAGCTCTCGCACCGCTCGAAGAACCTTCTCGCTATCATTCAGGGCATTGCGACTCAAACAGCGCGCAACACGCTCTCCCTCGACAGCTTCCTCCTCAAGTTCCGCGGCAGGCTGCAATCGCTTTCGAATTCCCAGGACCTCGTCACGGATTCGAGCTGGCGGGGCGCCTATCTTTTCGAACTCGCTGAAAAACAGTTCGCTCCCTACTGGCCGGAGACATCAGGCTCCATGCCGATCTACGGCATCAATGCCCATCTGACGCCGAATGCCGCCGTGCATCTCGGCCTCGCCCTCCACGAGCTCATTGTCAACTCCGCTTCCTACGGGGCAATATCAGGCGGCGCCGCCTCAATAACGTTGAACTGCCGTGAAGCGATGATCAACGACAGGAAGGCGATCGAGATCGCCTGGGCCGAAGTGCTGCAGGATCAGTCTGAAGTCCATGAATTCAGCGATAACAGCTTCGGCCGCACCGTGCTGGAGCGTGTCGTGCCCTCGTCGGTCAACGGCAAGGCTGAATTGAACCTCGTGCCCGGCCGCATCGAATATCGGCTGACTATTCCGGAAACCGAATTCGAGATCTTCAAGCGAGTGTGA
- a CDS encoding response regulator — MTLSTRIAPHLPYLRRYSRALTGTQTSGDAYVAAVLEAIIADLSIFPDTANDRVALYKLFTQLFGSTAVQIPEPTSPYAWEQRATLNLSKVSPGARQAFLLASVENFRVAEIAEILELDEQDVMQLLDKASQEISRQVATDIMIIEDEPLIAMDIEQMVESLGHRVTGIARTHAEAVALYNKTKPSMVLADIQLADGSSGIDAVNDILKTSSVPVIFITAFPERLLTGERPEPTFLVTKPFNPDMVKALISQALFFNESTKVAA; from the coding sequence ATGACACTTTCCACTCGAATTGCGCCGCACCTTCCTTATCTGCGTCGCTATTCCCGCGCCCTTACCGGCACCCAGACTTCAGGCGACGCTTACGTCGCTGCCGTTCTTGAAGCCATTATAGCCGATTTGTCGATTTTCCCGGATACGGCCAATGACCGGGTCGCGCTTTACAAACTGTTCACGCAACTATTTGGTTCCACTGCGGTGCAGATTCCGGAGCCGACTTCCCCTTATGCATGGGAACAGCGCGCCACACTCAATCTGTCCAAGGTTTCCCCCGGCGCCCGCCAGGCTTTCCTGCTCGCGTCGGTGGAGAATTTCCGCGTTGCAGAAATCGCGGAAATTCTCGAACTCGATGAACAGGATGTCATGCAGTTGCTCGACAAGGCCTCGCAGGAAATCTCCCGTCAGGTCGCAACCGACATCATGATTATCGAGGATGAACCGCTGATCGCCATGGATATCGAGCAGATGGTCGAGAGCCTCGGCCATCGCGTCACCGGCATTGCCCGCACGCACGCCGAAGCCGTCGCGCTCTACAACAAGACGAAACCGAGCATGGTGCTCGCCGACATCCAGCTTGCCGACGGCAGTTCCGGCATAGACGCGGTCAACGACATCCTCAAGACGTCGAGCGTGCCGGTGATCTTCATCACCGCATTCCCGGAACGGCTTTTGACGGGCGAACGCCCCGAACCCACTTTCCTCGTCACCAAACCGTTCAATCCCGACATGGTCAAGGCACTGATCAGTCAAGCTCTTTTCTTCAATGAATCGACCAAGGTAGCCGCCTGA